TAGTGCTTAGGTCTGCCAACAGCAGACAAGGCAAATACTACCTGACAAACAAACCACAGCTGAGACCTACCTTTACGGTGCGAGTGAGAAAGGATTGTGGTTAATGTTCCTAAAGCTGTGTGAGCACGGGAACAGTTCGCCAAAATAAGCAGTAGCCAGCGTGGCGCAAAAAAGACATGGCATGAAAGGAAtgtcaaacacaggacaggcactattttcaactgtttattagacaacgtcgtcatgaaatatatatgaacATTACCGGCACATGCTCAGGAGTGTTTATGGAAAAAATACAAGATAAGAATATATGTATAAGAAATGCCTGACTAATTGATATGCATGTCAAGGAATCCAAACTCTTTTGTGTACAAACTTAAAGAAGGTTCACCCCCTTCTTTTTTATGTGATATGCTTCCAGTATCAAGTGGGCCTGCTCATTTTGGCTTTTACCAAGGATCTTTTCGTCACGAAATGATGCCTCAGATCTGCAAGAGTTCACGTGATCCGCCAAATGCGTTCGTTCCTTATTTTTAATATTCAAGGCGTGCTGTCTAAATCGGTCATTCGCACACCTTCCTGTTTGACCGATATAGCTTTTGCCACAGGTCAAAGGAATGTCACAGACAACTCGGCAGGTGCACTTGAGATAGGGCAAAAGGTGCTTATACTTATATTCTTATCTTGTATTTTTTCCATAAACGCTTCTGTGCATGAGCCTTTctcatatatatttcatgacattgttgtggaataaacagttgaaagtagcgcctgtcctgtgttttaCCTTCTTTTTTGTGCCGTGTCTTTTTTGCGCCTTACAAAATCTGTCAAGTGTGCACCAACTAGGCCCCCAGAAAGTACTTCTAAACAACAATGTGCCTACTGCAATGCTATATGCTTCCACAACATTTTTCCAGACAGATCCACAGACCTTTTCAGAACCAGATGTTGCTCACTTATCCACATCACAAACACTTGTTGCAGAATTTCATGCCCTAATCCTTATGCCTTATCAAGGAACGCTAACCCATGCCACTGGTGGTGCTGAACTCGCCACCTATCGAGCCCTCACTTGTTGCTACATTCACTACATTGGAGCAGTTTCTGTGGCTTGTGGGCTAGCACAGATAATGTGTGAAGCTACCGCCCTCTGTCAAACACAGCTTATTCAAGTGCAGAAAGCTAAATGCGAATGTGCCAAGCTGTGTGTCAAATGTGACACGCACAGTGTTCTGACAAACGCAAGATTTAGGACTGCCATGCTTCAGCTGCGGCCTTCTAGCGTCACTTCTTTCCATCTCAAAATAGGAGCGAGCCTAGGACTTGCAGCAAATGCAGTGGGCAATGCTACAGTGCTCCCATTTCTGCAGCTGCAggctagtagtagtagtggtttattaaggaaaatgatgcctatttctgctgcccaatagggagcacggcagGCTAGCATAATTCCCCAAGCAAATTTATTATAGCCCTTTATCTTTCTCCTTAGTCTGCTGCTAAGACAGTCTCAAAATAGTGACAACAGAGAAATGTTAAGAGTTAACATCAATGAGTCTTTTGGTAGGAAAATACGATAAAATTAgccgaactttctttttttctttcaagttGAAATGCAACAAAATGAGTTGTTTTGCAGTAATGAGTAGCGCACCAACTTACTCAATCTAGACCATACCTAAACCAGAACATGTGTGTCAAGGAATCTAGACCAGGATATGTATGCATACCTGCAAgcaaacgttaaaaaaaaaaaaaaaacacagatgtggaaaagcaaaacaaaaacaaaatttctGCAGCCTAGGCATGGGAACCAAAAACGAAGTGTTACAGGCAATGTATACGTGTTCAACCAATAAAATGCATTAACAAAATTTCATATTGCATCGCTGTGCCACAACAAATTTCATTCCAAATTTCTTGCTGATGCCGTGGTCAGTAAACTTTTGCTCTCAAGGGTACAGCAGAAAGAGAGCATAAAATGTTAAGTACATTGTTGTATTTCATTCTCCCGTGTGTCTGCCGGTCTACTCCTGCATTTTCTGGCAGATACCGACGCTCCCAGCATCCTATTCGCCTAAAGATCAGAGCTCACCTTATCTGCATAGGCATTATGTGCAATGATGCTATGTGAAGCCAAATGCACAATGTTCCTTCATATAAATTTTTAATGTTGCTCAAGGTGCTAATTAGTTAAAGTTAACTCATTAAAGTTAACAAAGCAATCCCACTTAACAGGACTGCCACAAAGAGAACAAGTCCATTCGTTCGAATCaacaaagcaataaaaaaacaaaacatatcTCATGCCTTCTACAAGGACAAAAGGTGAACACAGAGATTGCTCACACATTACACACATCTTGCACACTGGCACTGCTCATATAGCGATTGATGGAAACGTGTAGTACACAAAAATGCTCTAGGACTCGCCATGAAAATGGAATTACCTCTGTGTGCGTGCAACAGGGCTCGTACAGCACGTATGACTCAAAACTCAAGTGtaattcaaggatttcaaggatgccgAAGGCCAATGTTCAAGGAGGGGCGAATAAACCTTATTCGTACACATACACTGAAAAGTAGTGAATTCTTCCTCGCTGAAATTTCTTGccgctaagcagctgctgagttggacacttGTTTCAGGCTCTTCAGGTCGCCTTTACAAGTTGACTTTCCCATTGTAATGATGTCAATCGCCTTCTACCACGATGATTAGTGGTGTCTGACTTCAGCCAAATTAAAATACTCACCGTGTTCATGCGAGATGGCTGAAACTTACTTTCTACGAGGCATTTCTGGAGCCGAGTGTGTGAAAATGGAGCCGTGATAGCTGCGGTGTGAACcaactagcaaaacaacaaaatgaTGACATGGCTTGGTCGCTTGATCTGGCTTTGTCTAGCGCCACAATGACATTGGTGATTTAAACAAACCTGTCGGGGGTTGCGGAAATGCCCCATTGCAATTGTTTAGCGACACTCTCAAAATAAGATATGTAGGATTGTTTTCCCATGGACAGTGTCCATGACATAGCCCCTATGCAGAGTTTTGTTACTTCAACTGTTAAAAGTGGACCAAACCCCAGTTTTCAAGCAATTCAAGGAGCACATTTATTTTCAAGGCGCTTTATGGCCCCCCCTGAATCTGTTTTTCCAAATTCAAGTGTTTTCAAAGATTTCAAGATGTACGAATCCCGATGAAAGCATCATTCGGAACTCATACCAAGATAGGAGCATCTGATTAAAATATATGACCCCTTACAAACAAAGAATGTAAaccaagtcacaaaaatgtgttCCCATGTTGTATGACACTCGCCTGCAACTCACCCCCAACAAATGTTCCGAACAGCCGAAAGTAAAACACAAGAAACTATTAGCTGTATTTTCCACATAAAGCATGCAAGTACTTTAGTAGCACTTTGGTGCAGGATGGAGCAGAGATGAAGGCTGGTGCCACTGTTGCAGTAACAATGTGAAAATGAAGACATCAAGCAATGATGGCAAAAGAAAGACTGATAAACACAAGGGGCTTTCAGAAAGAAAGAACTGATGGCATGTGTCTGCCCTGGCACACTGAGAGAAAACTGAGGCAGTGTAGGGAATGCCTTTAAACGTTCTGGAGCAGCCAATGGAGCAGGCCAAATCTACCTTTGGAGGACCTACTCCTGTGTTTGAGCAGGTGTAAAGTTTCCAAGAAAGCACACACAAAGAAGCAAAACTTACTTTAGTGTTCTCTAAAGTTTACATTATGGTAATCTGAAGAACTAGGAGTGTAAAAAGTGATTTACCGTGGCACGCGACACTGTCAGCGGCGAGCTTACACTAAAAACAagatgctgctgcatgtgcagCATGAAATAGAGCAAGTTAACgaacattaaagggacactaaagagaaatactAAATCAGTTTATCCTGATAAAATATTTTCAAAAAATATTCTTCCTTTTTAGGAAGAGCCCTGTGTCATGACGGAGGCGTTTGCTACTGTTCACGTTCAACGTGCAGGTACATTTACATTTGAAACAGGTCTATTTACATATGTTGTGCGCCGCACATTTGGTGACAATGTTTTCATGCATGTGGTACATAGAGATCATTCACATCAACTTATAGATCTGACAACTTGAAATGCAACACAAAACAATGCACACACTTAAATCACGcaacggagttttttttttttttttcgccaggaTTACAGTTCATGGTACATATGGTCATGATTTAGCAGAAACGTTTTTATACAGTGTTGAAATTGAGGCACACAAAAATCAAATATATCCTCAACAATATTTAATAGTCGGGGTCTATCTAATAGTCTTGGTCATATTCATAATTTGTTCGGGTGAATGGTATTGTTCATGGCTGTAACACAGTGAACAAATGTGGCCAATTAAATTTAATGGTGCCAGGTAGAAAATACTTTTTGGAGCAGTACGGAGCAACAAATTTCAATCGGCGCAGATTGATGCAGCATTCCCATCACTACTGCGACAAGGCACTGCACTGGATTTTGTGTCCAATAGAAAGGGCAAGGCTCCAAAGCATGAGGAATACGCATTTACATTGCATATTATGAGCAGATTCAGATGCAGATCTGATTAAGCAAGAAACAGGATTCCGATTACATTTACCTGGAGTAAAATTTTGGTCATCCATAAGTTTGTGTTCATTACTGGGTCATTCCTCGCGAAACGTCCCAAACCCAAAAAGCaaccatcgttgattttcttgaaaaaaattgggctagatggctattATGTTAATAAGGCTTCACCAAAGTACTTCCGTCGAAAAAAATTTGTTGATCACGTGAGCGCTTTTTGGAGTTTTcgcaaagaagcaatagttggttgaAGGTAAATTTTTTTATTCGAGTATGTACCTAAGTGcaataacaaattttattttagcgcattctaggggcatccttctttcatataacgtgataactgaatgcattttagaattttctgcgtttatttggctcaataaaaaagcaagaaatgttgcatTTTCAAAAATGTTTTCGCATAAACTGCACAAATTTTTCACCTACAATATTTTTTCTCCGTTTTCGCCtgttgctatagtgtatgctaaaaataacTTGAAATTATTAAGGcatatatattttgtaaaaatacacctacaaagttggcaaaaaaaatgattttttgcTAGATTCAGGCCACATTTAAACCTTCAGGCCCTCCAGAGAAAAATATGTCAGATAGCCCAATATACGCACCgacctcttagcttgtgatttagaaatttttattcgagtaaattttgtttgaagcgagaaataAATTTTTGAAGTCAGCAACCAATATCACCAATAGGCACtgcgtacgtgccgccgctcTCCAAGTCCTCTTCTCGTTGTCGGCTCTCCCGTAAACTTTTACGGCCGCCTGTGTTTACATGCACGTTTGAACAGGCGCAACATGTTCGTGCGCTGGCAATTTCGTATGTCGGTAACATTGCCCACTGAAAAAGATtattcataataataataataataataataataataataataataataataataataaagagatCGAAAGCAAGGGCGGCGATATGCGCTCCGTCCCGTTACAGCGTGTTTTCCCGCCGATTTGGCAAACCCATCATGCAGCGGGGTAAGAATCCGGCGCGTTTTCTTGCGGCTTTAAAACCCAAGAGAGCTACAGCTGAGCAAATTGGCAACCCAAAGGGTCTAGCTCGCACGAAAGAGCCGTCACATCGTTTCCCGCCCTGGAGTAAGCATACGTCAAAAGTTGGGCAGAACACATGTGGCCgggaaaacaaaaatagaaaataGACACGCGTCGTACTCGGTGACGATGAAAGAAATATTTCATTCAGAATGCATACACATATGTACTAATTGAGTGAGTGCATCCTGGCAACCAAATCGAGAGCAAAAAGCACACATCTAATGAGAGTAAAGCTTTCCTTTTTGTTCCTTCCGGACCTGGCTTGTTAGCTCACAAGGCAAACCCAGAAATCACTCTCCACGTTTGACCAAGCTATTTCACGATGTTGTGCAAAAAAGCTCTTCGTACGAATGAAGCTGGCGACGAGAACATTTGTACGCTTACCGCATACAGGCTCTCCATTCCGGCAGCAAAGGGACGGCGCGTTCAAAGTTCGgagagctgcagccgccgggatCGCTCACACACGCACGCGCCTTCGCTTGGGAACACAAAATCGGCAGCGGTAGAGACGAGCGCTCAATGAGAAAAGCCGTCTGCTTCGCACAACACGGGGCGCTGGTTTTGGCGCAGCACGGAATGGAGCTCCTCCGCACAACGGTTGTTCGCTGGCTAGCGCTTCCGATTAACGAAAGGTCAACAATCTCTAACGCGAATGGAACTATAAAGTCGTAGATAGATGTTGTCACCACACTGCCTAGAAACAGCAAGCCTAGCAGCGCATGCAAAAGCAAAGGTTCCTAAAGTTTTTGCAACTCGTCCACTTTGTATTTGCTTCCTGTAAATGTTTCTTCCTTTTTATACTTGGCTGAATATATGATGTCCACATCACTTTCCTCCCACCAATCGATTTTTCAATAATAGGTGGTGGCCAAATCCACGCCTCATAGAGTACCGCGCTTTAAACTATAAATTTGgatcttgaaggctatgcttttgctggttgaatGCGGCAAAAGCGATCTTGAAAGCCAGAAACACGTCTAGACGTTGGATTTTGGCCACCACTTATGGCTCGCTCACAGAGTAGAGTAAAAaacaatctcgaaggccacgctttGCGGGTTTCATGCAGTGGAAGCGATTGCAGGAGTCTGACGTACGCTGCCACCACGTTATTTTAATCAAAAATAAATGTAGAAACCTCTACGTTGTACAATAACTAACTCACTGTGGTAAAAATGCTCGAAAAGTGGCATGCCAACACTTCATTTTATTCAGTATGTTCGAGCCTCAAATCACTGCCAAACCATATATGGTGTCAAAATTAATACCTCAACGGTGAAATAGATAACAAATGCAGATCTTAAAGGTTATGATTTTGCTGGTTGAATGCGGTGAAAGCGATTGCGGGAGCTAGAAACACGTCCCAGACTTCGGGTTTCGACACTGCCCATTTTGCATCGCCTCTGAGATAAAAGTCACTGCTGTTTGCGGATGTTTGCTGTACCGTAATCTCAAAGGGCGTACTTAATTTCGGAGGCAATGTTTTCGCCCACTCTTTGGGCAAAAACACGCGCTAGAAGCAACTGTAAAGACGAAAATACATCAAAGTCATCTTGTTTGGGACATTTTGGACAGTATGCAAAACTAAACCTTATTTAGATTGCTAAAAATTATAACAAATCTAGCGAAAATATTTTAGCGCCACCTAGCACAGTTTTAGGCTAGCAAGATAAGCTCAAACAAAACCGATCCAATCCAAAGCAGTAGTACGCATGGAGATCACGTTGCCCACGAGGTTGAGTTTGCCTTGTCGTCAAGTCATAGATTTTGATAGATAAGATCACTGAAATACTGATCAacaaataattttgaagaatggaCTACCACGTCGTCGAGGGGCAATTCGATGACGCTGAGAACGACGCTGACGTCTTGCACAGCACCGAAGCGACGCTGAACCTGGCCGTGTCATCTAGTGAACGTCGCAGCCCAGAGCATCTGCTGAGCGACGACGACGACTCATTCGGCGAAGGCGACCTGAGTGACGACGACGGCTACGACTGGGACGACCTTTCCCGAGGGAGCGTCTACCACAACTCGGCCGGCGCCGGCAGTCGCCCGAACGCTCAACGCAATGCCAACCCGAATTCATTCCAGTCCCAGTGTAAGGTTCTCTCTGGCAAGTACAGCGGGAAGATCAACCTTCAAGCGTACTCTGGTCAAGCTGTGGCTGCTGGCGCTTTAAGTGTGTTGAACGCGGCGAGTCGCAGGCAGGATGCTGAGCGCGTGCGCGTCCGTGACAAGGTGGAAAGGGCGACAGCTGAGCAGGTCCTTGATCGCAGGACGCGAATCATCCTTTTCAAGCTCCTGAACCGTGGCTTAGTGGAGCAGATAAATGGCTGTGTGAGTACAGGCAAAGAAGCCAACGTATATCATGCCACGGCTGGCGGTGACGGCGCTCCAGATCGTGCCATCAAGATCTATAAAACGTCCATCTTAGTTTTTAAAGACCGTGACCGCTATGTCACAGGCGAGTTCCGCTTCAGGAGCGGCTACTGCAGTAGCAACCCACGCAAGATGGTCCGTACCTGGGCAGAAAAGGAGATGCGAAACCTCTCGCGAATATACGCTGCAGGATTGCCTTGTCCAAAGCCCATCGTTCTCCGAAGCCACGTGCTTGTCATGGACTTCGTCGGCAAGGATGGCTGGCCGGCACCCAAACTTAAGGATGTCCCTTTGAGCGGATCCAAAGCGCGTGAGCTTTACAGAGACTGCATTGTCATGATGCGACGGCTCTACCACGAATGTCGCCTTGTGCACGCCGATCTGAGTGAGTACAACTTGCTGTACCACGAAGGTAAGATTGTGATAATTGATGTGTCACAATCAGTTGAGCACGACCATCCAAATGCACTCGAGTTTTTGCGCAAGGACTCCACCAACATCACGGACTTTTTCAGCAAGCGAGATGTGAAGACAATGAGTGTGCGGCAGCTGTTCGACTTTGTCACAGACCCAACCATTAACGAAGACAACATGGATGCTTACCTTGAAAAAGCACAGTCGCTTGTTGAAGAAGCTGGGTCAGAAGCCATGAACCAAGTAGATGAGGAAGTTTTCAAGAAGACATACATTCCCCACAGACTGGATGATGTGCTTGACTTTGAGAAGGACATTGTTGGTGTgcaagaggaaaacaaaaaaattctctatcACACCATTACAGGCATGAAGCCTGACCTGTCAGGCCCAGCTGAGAAGCCTGCACTACTCGAGAATGGCTCAGATGACTCGTCCTCAGAGGTCAGTGAAAGTGACAGCGAATGTGAAGATGAGGAGAGTGAGGATGGTGATGACAAGGAGTCGAAATTTGTGAGCACAGCCAGGCCTAAGGGGGAGTCGTTGGAAGAAAAGAGGGAAAGGAAAAAAGCAGTCAAGGATGCCAAAAAGGAGAAGCGCAAACTGAAGTTACCTAAGCACGTCAagaagcgaaaagagaagcaGGGAAAGGCACGCAAAAAATGAAAAGTCTCATTTGAATGTTTCAGATTgactgtgtttgtgtgtgtgacatGACAAGCTCAGTCGAGAAACAGTCATTGCAGAACCAGAATGCAAAGTGTTGCTTTAAACCAACAACACCGTGGCTCAGTGGTTACAGCATTCTGATGCTAAATATGATGCCACATATTTGATTCCTGGCACTAGTGGCCACATTTTAATTggagtggaatgcaaaaatgctcttGTCACAAGCATTTGCCACACAACCACATGTGGCAAATGTtgatctggagccctccactatgatGCCTGCCATAGCCAGTCTTGCTTTGGACGTTAAACTCCGCCAGTCACTGTAAACTAACGACATGAAAGCGCAAAGCTGTAAAGGAAGCCTCTTTTAGAGCTTTGTGCTTTTTTCAATTCATCAACAGTTTTATCCATCTTGCAGATATTCACCagatttgtttgtttatttaaaCGAACAAATGTTCCACTCACCAAATAAGAACCATTCCAAAAATATTCTCTACTGCTCACAGAGTGTGAACTGATAACCTTGTCAAAAGGCACTGAGAGCTTTCATGTACAGGTGTGGACAAAAGTAATTGAAATACG
The DNA window shown above is from Dermacentor silvarum isolate Dsil-2018 chromosome 1, BIME_Dsil_1.4, whole genome shotgun sequence and carries:
- the LOC119437430 gene encoding serine/threonine-protein kinase RIO1 translates to MDYHVVEGQFDDAENDADVLHSTEATLNLAVSSSERRSPEHLLSDDDDSFGEGDLSDDDGYDWDDLSRGSVYHNSAGAGSRPNAQRNANPNSFQSQCKVLSGKYSGKINLQAYSGQAVAAGALSVLNAASRRQDAERVRVRDKVERATAEQVLDRRTRIILFKLLNRGLVEQINGCVSTGKEANVYHATAGGDGAPDRAIKIYKTSILVFKDRDRYVTGEFRFRSGYCSSNPRKMVRTWAEKEMRNLSRIYAAGLPCPKPIVLRSHVLVMDFVGKDGWPAPKLKDVPLSGSKARELYRDCIVMMRRLYHECRLVHADLSEYNLLYHEGKIVIIDVSQSVEHDHPNALEFLRKDSTNITDFFSKRDVKTMSVRQLFDFVTDPTINEDNMDAYLEKAQSLVEEAGSEAMNQVDEEVFKKTYIPHRLDDVLDFEKDIVGVQEENKKILYHTITGMKPDLSGPAEKPALLENGSDDSSSEVSESDSECEDEESEDGDDKESKFVSTARPKGESLEEKRERKKAVKDAKKEKRKLKLPKHVKKRKEKQGKARKK